The nucleotide window CACGGTTTTCGTTAAGTCCTGTGTAGAGTTATGGGGGAGGAAATGGAATATACAAGACATATCCACAGTGGTTGTGTTTTTGGCTTTGCATTGCCTTTGTTTATTTGCACCCTTTCATTTCAACTGGGGTGCATTTTGGGTGGCTAtggctctctattttttgaCTGTTTTAGGAGTGACTCTCTCTTATCATAGAAATCTTGCCCACAGGAGTTTCACCCTTCCAAAATGGCTCGAGTACTCCTTTGCCTACTGTGGGGTTCTGTCGCTTCAGGTATATAATATGTAGATACATGAAATTATTCTGATCcatctatataaaataaaataaaaaggcgtGATTGGAAAAGGATTTCTTGTGATCATGAACGTTtcgtatgttttttttttcactgtaTTAGCTAGCTGTTACTCAGTAGAAAGATAAAATATGTCTGTGCGTgtgttttttgggtttgcaGGGTAGTCCGATTGAATGGGTGAGTACACACCGGTACCACCATCAGTTTACTGATACAGAGAAAGACCCTCACAGCCCCATCAAGGGTTTTTGGCATAGTCACATGGGTTGGATCTTTGATAGCAGTTATCGGTTTGGACAAGTAGAaaacaactctctctctctctctctctctctctctctctctctctctctctctctctctctctctctcatacatacttcgtatttttatttaaatgagaAATTTGCAGCATGGGGGCCTAAAGAACGTTGAAGATTTGAAAAAGCAGCTTTTCTATAGGTTTCTTCGTCATACTTACGTTCTACATTCAGTTCTTCTTGGAGGTTTACTGTATGCTGCGGGTGGATTTTCCTTCTTGGTTTGGGGAATGGTGAGATTGCTTACTTACTggttaattttcattaaatttaaattggaACTTATGgtctttaaaaatttatatccAAAAGTAAGTACAGTGGAAGCTGTATATACCGTCCATGTGGTTCACGTAAGTCGATTTTCTTTTGTACATCATATTTCAATAGTTTCTAGAAATACTCGCAAATTCTTCTCACAAATTTATCATTATATAATCTTTCTTTATATAATGGTCTTGGACATGCAACTTTGACTCCTCATTCGTATACATACAgttttaattaaacaacctcagtcctgatctcttggaccacaggagtccaagagaatatggtcactcaccgttggatgtaaattcaacggttcactcactcttgcacttcttttaaattttttttttgaaccgttggatgttACATCCAACGACGGGTGACCATAATCTCTTGGAtccctgtggtccaagagatcgggactgtaaaCAACCTATGCTAAGAGTTCAAAATGTGgaatttaaaaatttgggaCTGCATATATGGGCTTAGTTAAGTTGACTAAAGTAGATGTGCTCCCCACTCTTCACTCGAGTTCAAATCCCCCTCCctgtatttaaattttatttttattttttcaacctCCCTCACCTCCCTCCTCTACtatgttatttttaatatataatattatatacacTTAATAATTGACAACTTGTAATTTAAGTTAATGGtctctttaaaataaattagacaTGATTAAGTTCGAAATATTGAACTCTAACACATAAGTTTTAAATCATAGGTATTTGATatactttattttctattttgattCCTCCCCAATCTTACAATTCTAGCTCCACCACTGACTAAAAGTGATTGAGGCAGGAAGTGGTTGGCGGGTTTGGGGTTGTAACACCAGAAGTGACCAACACTAGAATTAGTTGTGGCTAATTAGGTGGTGCGTGCCGATGGTGGTTTTGTTTGTGCCTACatgtggttttttttaatattaaaatcgcattgttttgggatttttaagaaataaaatttaggTGGACTTTAGACATACAATTTACGACTTTttcatattcaaaattttttcaTGCTGAATTTAAAACTTCTTTGTTTATCAACCCAATTTATAATGAAATCATAATATATCATTCCTTTAAACATGAATTTTGTCTAAATACCATGTTTAACCTCTCCATCCAAATATGTTCTAAATCTAAATTCCTTATAATTTTAGGGGGTGAGGATGGTATTTGTTTTCCACAACACTTTTCTAGTTAATTCAGCTTGCCACATGTGGGGAAAGAAACCATGGAACACCGGTGATGCGTCTAGGAACAATTGGTATattgtattatttatttcCCACTCTGCCATATTTCATCTTGCTAGATGTAAAATTGGGATTTTAATATGTTTTATACACAATCTTTAATAATTTAGGTGGGTGGCACTGTTAGTGCTTGGAGAAGGGTGGCATAATAATCACCACGCTTTTGAATACTCAGCTCGACAAGGGCTAGAATGGTGGCAATTTGATTTTACTTGGTgcataataaaatttattcaagCTATTGGATTGGCAACAGATGTGAAGGTCCCAACTCAAATTCAAAAGCAACGAAAAGCTTCAAAGAGTAGAATCCTGGCTACTCAAAATTAGTCTTTGAAGATTTACCCTACTATGGATATGATGGATAATTATAGCTTCAAATCCTATATGCATTTGTAATGGTGTTAATATTCATGCGTGGTGTGGATTAGTTTTGTATTTCTATGGCTTCTAAAATAATCACTTATAATCATATTGTGGAAAAATCAGCTATGAAAAGTGTTTAATTCTGGCATATGGAAGTAATTTTCTGTATTATGAATAAAATTGACCCCATGTTGAAAGTGTGTTTAGTTAATTgtttagtaaaaaaaaaagttactttCATTTGCATTTACACTGATTAGTTAAGATTAAAATAAGAGTTAATATTATGCATACATCTCATgagatttcttttgttttcatatAACTCCTTGAGGTTTTGAAAATTACACAACCACCCCTTGAggttttgaaaattatatatatatatatatatatatattaatttggccaatttgcaTTCTTCTTGTCggcaacaaaacaacaaagggCCATATGGCCTTTTTCAATAATTTCATTATCCCTTTCCAGCCAAAGTCTATTTTATCTTTGAGATTAATTATTCTATCAAGCTTTCCTCTTCAAGAAGAACTAGTGCATCCTTCCAGCCATACCTTCTTATCCAAATTACCCCATTTTATCAGTCACCCAATCTCATAACACCTTCAGCTGCATCTCGACTAGAAGGGCACTGTTCATTCGTTTTGATTTAGTCCTGTGATGGTAGGACAAAGTTTTTCATTAGTTCGAGAATTATttgtggtcaacaagtcaactttctttagtgtgcGAGCCTGCCACTGTTAGCAGTTTAAAAATCTTAACAGACTTatgaaaaatagataacttgtggcccaagttactgactttaaacaagtgattgtgaatttgggtgaggaatatctcataagtaagttcttttcttgcctcagattagtgaggacttcacaatttctCACAGTAAACTAGTAGTTCTGGCCAAAATGAATATTAAAATAAGAGTTAATTATACATACATCTCATgagatttcttttattttcacatAACCCCTTGAGGTTTTGAAAATTACACGACCACCCCATTGAGATTTCCAAAACATTACATGTTACCCCCTTGATAGAgtttgagaaagaaaggaaaaagtacATGTTTGTGTCTTATCTTCCAATACTCGTTATAAGCAGTTGGGCCAGAGAATCATCCCTCTCATCCTATTCCATGTTTTTACTTGTGTTTTATGGAGTATATGCAGGCCCAATTCATGGCCTATACTTCTTTTCACGCAGGCCCTGCCCATAGACTACGCGAGTTCGGTGATGGCATAGGGCCCCAAAAAATTGGGCCTCCTATAAAACCTTTTAGCCCAAGAAATATAGTAGCAAAAAGGGCATTTTATTTGTGTAATTCATGCTTTTTTGGGATGTATTCTGAAATGTTTTggcatttttctttatttttcatgtagTTAGTCTTTTTTACGTAAATTAACCAACTTAGCACCTAAactgagaattttttttataattatttttcattcggAATGAGGTAATTGTTGAACATAAAAGCCTCAACTTTTATTTCTGCCCAGGACctccaaaatcaatgaacCAACCTTGTTGGCATGTCCATCAGAGGTGCCTTCTTGTGCGTTCAAGTGACATCATTTTCACCAAAGTGTGTAtgtctctttttgttttgttttgttttataatgTATGGAAAAAAGGGAACTAATATGTAATAAGGTGTGCATTGTGTTTTTTCGTCTTGGTATAGGTGTTAATTTTGTTGACGTGAGTTAACCTACTAAATCAAGGATTTCCTACGTTAATTAGGTGATTTACTTCATtgttttatatagttgacacATTCTTGTATAATTAGAGGATattctcctaattaattagtGTATATATTTCATTGTAAAGCACCATTCTAAACttctatatatacctccttatgaaGAAGAATACAATTAACTTGAAGTATTCAAACCAAAtgtcatattttagcatggtatcagagcaatcgaTGTTAAGTTATGCTTGAATAGACACACTATCTCTACTAGAAATTTACGTGCTTCATTCATAAATATGGTTGTGGAGagaattcctttttttattatatatatatatatatatatttatgatgGTCTATTTGCTTTTCTGATGAATCACTTCCTTGTCTCCTGTTTATTTCTTGTAAACACAACCTGTTCTAATGGAGAGCCCTCACGAGCATAGAAAGGAAACTTTTGGCCCCCCTTTTCTGGTATTTAAATGGTTATGAGTTCTCTTCTGATTAACCCATTTTTTCTACTTCCCATCACTTCCTCTGCCTCAGTTGAAAACTTTGGCTTTCAGAGTCATATGGGCTTTCTTATGAGAGAAAGATCTTCTAAAATATATGTTGATTTGAACTCTAGAATTAAGATCAACGGTGTTGATCAAATTTTTAGGCCTTTGGAGAGATTTAAAGCCAGGCCTAATCTGAAAATCAATTAGAAACTGACTTGTCCGAATTAAATCATCATTTAATGgcaattaatatttaatatgtGTATTTAATTCTTGCTAATTGGTTTACAAAGGCCTGAGCCCTTAAAATCATCTGGGCTGATTTTTGACTTCCATAAAGAAAACCCAAGCTCCTGCTTTTGACACAGGCTAATATTAATTGGGCTGGCGCATGTATTGTAGGCCCAAACAGACACCAAAGACGTAACGAGACCAACCTTCGAGAGGTGAGCTACACCCCAACTGGTAAATCATCTTTCTTGgactaatatttattttttgcacgTATTATCAACGTGGTCTTTTCACAGCAACAACATCAAGCCGTAAGCTCATGCATGAGATTttcaaaacacacacacatatatataatatatatacgtaGTGAATGTTTGTATGTTAATTTACCAAAAAGATGCTAGGCCATATATGATATGTCATTATGCCACATGCATTGGTCTCGACTTGGGATTTAAGACCACACCCTAACTCTGTTCTCGTTTTTCAAAGAACATTATTCcttaagaaaaagaacataaagtataaagattacaaaaacaatattgtttattaattaatcttgagtctacatatatatatgtataccagaaattttttttggctcCTTGAAACTGAGGAGGACGCTCCTCCTTACAACTAATGTGGTTTCTAAATGCTCATATATACCAgtgttgattttattttatgcttatccAATTCTCTCGCTTTCTTTCATTATTTATTCCTTCAAATTGTTGATTGGTTTCGCTTTTATTTGTCTTATAGTTCAATACATatgtggttttgtttttgtttacatCTGGGATTCAGTAGGTATAGGGGTTGGTTGGACCGTTGGACATATGACATCCATAGAAATGATCTGAGAAGAGGGTTTGTGATAAGAGCCGCGGGGAGGGTGAAAAAGGAAGGAGAAGATTGAGCTCATTAAAGATAGGGAAGCATAAATGATACGGTAAAGCATGTGATTCTTGATAGAGCTCATTAAAGTGGTAAcctctccaccaccaccaccaccaccctccTCCATCCCTACAAAAGTTTAGGTGTATTGAAAAAATCTTTGATTTTGAAGGAAATACCAAAGTTGACAAAATCATGCTTCTCCCTACTATTTTTTCAGTTTAGATTAGTTATTAATGACCCTATATCTTGGGTTCACTGGCACCACCACTCTAACCACTAGGGATGGCCACCCCAAAAACCTTCCCCACCCCCTCCCAAACTCTTCAGTTTGAATAATTTTCACAGAAAATGTTAAACCTATTGCGATtataatcaataaaataaCAGAATTTTAAGTCGCGCATGattataaaattaagaaaaaataatgtcGCACACACACAGGAGCACATACAAAGAGGTTAGCATTGTGTTCTTGTACTTGTAGGGATGGCAATGGGTCGAATTGGGGGTGGGTTTGCCATTCCCATCCCCATTTCTATCCTCGTTAAGTTTTTATGCCTCATCTCGCCTTCATACCCACAACATTCATATCGGGGATTCTCCATCCCCACCTTCATTGGTGAATGGGTTCCCTAACCCGCCCCATTAATACGGAAGAAAAAACTAATTATAACTACgttgttgaaaaaaagaagaagtattAAGGCAAGATAATGAGTTGTATGGCTTAAGATAATATACGAATGTTTATATATGGACTAGAagttaactaaataaataagttgTGGCTTAAGATTTGTAtacattatataaatatataatataataataaaaaatatactataataacatatttatatatactataatatatatgttctAAACGGGAAGGGTGCGGGTTGGGGATTAAAATATCATCCAGCCTCTTCCCAAACACCATATCCAAAAAATTCTTCATACCCGTCTACATATCCGTTATTTTGTCCTTCATATCCGACCCATTAGAGTCGAATTCGAACAAAGATCCTTACCCGCGAAAAAAATTGCCATCCCTAAACTTGTGGTGCACACATTGAGATGACAAGAAGTCCGTAAGTTATtcagataaaaaaagaaaagttaagGTATTAAATTACGAAGCTATATTATGTGAGGGCCGGACCAATTATTGACCCCACTCATCATATGCGATTCCACTCTAGTCCAAAGCTACCAACACTTTTTTTTGTAGCAGATGCTTTGTTTTACAAGGAAGCAAGGTACGTAGTATACTATAAATACTCTCCACAATGCCCATCTTCTTTTGCCAAACTCAGATCATCagaattatatttatatatatatttaagatGGGGCTTTTGGGCATGTTTTTTATGAAGTCATGTGGAGAATTTTTGGGGAGGACATGGAACATACAAGACGTATTCACATTGGGTGTGATTTTGGCCTTGCATTCTCTTTGTGCATTTGCGCCCTTTCATTTCAATTGGCCTGCATTTTGGGTCGCCGTCACTTTGTACGTTGTGACGGCTTTAGGAATCACACTGTGCTACCATAGAACTCTTACCCACAGAGGTTTGAGGCTTCCAAAATGGCTCGAGTACCTCTTTGCCTATTGTGGTGTTCTGTCACTTcaggtgtgtgtatatatatataatccgAAACGCTTATTATGCTTAAAAATGTAGGAAAGTCTTTAAATTTTAGATCTATTTTAAAGGTTCGTACATGAAGTATTAATGATTTATATAATCATacacaaattcaaataaaactctACAAATTGCTTCTTCCTTTAATCAGACTTTTAGTAAATTTGTTACGTGCATACGTGGAAAATTGTAGGTCCCGCTTTTATGCTTTATGTGTGGATTCTATATAGACAAAAACTGTTACGAAATTTGAATATTCTCTCACTTCTATGAAAGGTAATCTTGGTAATGACTTTTTTACTTACAGAAAATGAATTATACCCACATAGAGAAAAACTAGTAACAGGacgtgtaaaaaaaaatagttatttCATGTTATGTATACTCTCAGTACTATCTAAGAAAAATTAGTGTATAGTCATAAAAAACTTTAGTAATTAGCATATGATACAttatctatttttgttttggatatgGTGGatgagttttaaattttattttgttaaaagcCAATGGCCCTACCCATGTGCTCTTTAAGcttgtttaatttgtatttgaaataacgtttttacttattttatatGGGAGCCATATCACGCCCAGCTTTGGAGGCCTTTTCTTGCAGAGAAGCAAGAGGAGGATCGACGGCGGAGAAGGCGTCTTCCATCGTTTTCCAGCGGAGAAGCAATCAATGACAGAGAAAGCGTTTCTGTTTTCTGGCggagaagcaattgatgacgGCTCGTCCTGGCCTGGCGTCACGACTGCTGGCGGAGAAGGCGTTTTCTGATCCATGGAGAAGCAATTGGAGGATCGATGCCGGTGAATTCGCAAAGCTCAAAGGCTCCTCCTGCTATTTCGGTGACTCGGCCTAATAGATCTCCGTCTCTTGCGGTAATTCAGAACCTATGCTAATTATTGTGATGTTTTTGAATCTGGTGTGTTCTGGTTTTTATATTATGTGATTGAATTACTTGGAAATGGGCTTttcttgagattttttttgtttaatttcggTGGTGTTGTTTTGAGATTTGAACTGTGGCTACTTTGTTGTGTTTGAGTTCGTTTATGAATGTATTAGAGTGGTagcttttcttcatctgaaAACCTGGTGGCATTATCACTTACCACACATGTATTGCCCTCCTTCATGTCTATAAATACGTCTGAATATTACTTTCAAGTTCTTATtgaaagttttgtttttgttttttcttttttactttgaaATTGCTGTAGGCTGGTAACACAAACAACTTTGCTTATACCTGGAAGTCTGCAGTTTTACCTCTTATGCAAATTCATAATCTTTATTCTTTGCTGGGTCTATTATGCCTATTGAAGATACAAATATGCTGATTAAGGTGCTCTTATCTCCGTAGATTTCCTTCTGCATTGCacaaactgcattgcagttttggtaattacaattggattttcgctctttccttggccttcaacctcaccagttttgaagagtagaggctactcagatgaggaattgggtgggcaagagaagagtagaactacccaagagcaagggaactcaaaattgaatttttggaaactagaaactgcattgcagttttggaCGCTTGGCATGGAAACATAAAAATGCACAATGAGGGAAACGtaagaaaatatcaaaaatatgtataaataGAAACTAGCCTCTTTATCAAAATGAGGGAAAACAAAGAGTGAAAGGTAATCCCTTTGACTGTGTTGTCTCATTTGATTCTGAAATCTTCTATTTGATTACATGCTAAATGTTTACTGCTATTTGACACCTTCATTTATCTGTGGGTTTCACCAGTGATTCTTTACTGGTTTACAGAATTTTGATGCCTGGGTTTTGACTAGTAATTAC belongs to Prunus persica cultivar Lovell chromosome G4, Prunus_persica_NCBIv2, whole genome shotgun sequence and includes:
- the LOC18781372 gene encoding palmitoyl-monogalactosyldiacylglycerol delta-7 desaturase, chloroplastic produces the protein MGLLSTVFVKSCVELWGRKWNIQDISTVVVFLALHCLCLFAPFHFNWGAFWVAMALYFLTVLGVTLSYHRNLAHRSFTLPKWLEYSFAYCGVLSLQGSPIEWVSTHRYHHQFTDTEKDPHSPIKGFWHSHMGWIFDSSYRFGQHGGLKNVEDLKKQLFYRFLRHTYVLHSVLLGGLLYAAGGFSFLVWGMGVRMVFVFHNTFLVNSACHMWGKKPWNTGDASRNNWWVALLVLGEGWHNNHHAFEYSARQGLEWWQFDFTWCIIKFIQAIGLATDVKVPTQIQKQRKASKSRILATQN